In Aulosira sp. FACHB-615, the genomic window GCGATGTTGAGAGTTGCGATCGCCCTAATTATGACATCCCGTGGTATTCCCTGCATTTATTACGGTACAGAACAGTATTTGCATAACGACACCGATGGCGGTAACGACCCCTACAACCGCCCCATGATGGAAAAATGGGACAACGACACCGAAATTTATCGTTACCTCCGCTTACTTTCCGGCTTGCGGCGACTCAATCCAGCCATTTCAATGGGTAGCCATTGGCAAAAATACATCACCCCCGATGTTTACTGCTACATTCGCCGTTATCGTGACTCCCTGTGCTTTGTCGCCCTCAACCGAGGCGGCGAAGTCACACTACCAGAAATCGAGACAGAACTACCCGACGGCGAACATACTTGTGTCATCACCCGCAATAAATACGAAGTCAAAGACGGCAAAATTTCCGACCTACACCTAGAAGAACGGGGAGTCATTGTCCTCAGCCACGTAGGCGATCGCATTAAAGGCCAAACCATCATTCGTGTGCAACTCAACGGCGTAAATACCCAACCAGGGGAAACCATCGTCGTCACAGGCGACTGCCCAGAATTAGGCAATTGGGATATTAGCAAAGCCTATCCCCTAGAATATATCAACGCCAATACTTGGTTTGCCGAGATTCCCTTTGATGAAAGTGCGGGCAAATTAATTAGTTATAAATATGCCTTATGGCGCGAAGGGCGATCGCCCCTGCGAGAAAACACCACCCCCCGCCGTTGGGTAGTCGCCAAAGAAGGCACAGTCAAATGGCGCGACACCTGGACAACAGGCAGAGAATCTTAGAAGTCTGAAGTTAAGAGAATAGTAGGTTGGGCGTAGCGATAGCGTAACCCAACAGGGTCTTGAGAATGTTGGGTTCCGTTCCTCCACCCAACCTTGTATATTGAGAGTCTGTCCCCCTTGTCCTCCTTGTCTCCCGTGTCCCCCGTGTCCCCCGTGTCTCCCTTGTCCTCCTTGTCCCCCTTGTCCTTTCGATTGATTTGAGCGAAAAACAGGTAGCGTTATACATTAATAAAAGCATAGAGCTTCAGACAGAACGTACTACCTCCCGCCTCGGTTGGTGAGCGTAGCGCCGCCCTGAGCTTGTCGAAGGGCCGAACCACTGCCTCCTGCCTCCTGCTTCTCACACTTGACCAACTAGGCTTGGTCGTTCACAGCGAAGGGTTTGGAAATGTTTGCTTCTTCAGAGACTCCTATAATTGGGACAATTTTATTAGTAGCTTTCGGCATATTAGGCTGGGGCTTTTATCGCGCCAGACCTTTTGGAAAACTGGGAATCTTAGCCTGGTTGCAGTCAGTGGTTTTGATGACTCCCTGGCTGTTATTTTTTGGTTTGTTTGCTGCTGGCGTTTATCTCAACATTGTCGGCATATTGTTCTTAGTAGTAGCTTCTGCCGGGTTATACATCTACCTCGGCAGACAATTACGGGCGGCGGGACAAGATGCCATCCTTAAGCAACGGGCAACAGAAAGGCTGGCTGCTGACACCACACCAGAAGGTAATACAGCACCAGTCACCGCCGAACTCCAAATTGAAGTATTATCAATTCCCGAAGCTGACTTGAGTGCCATTAAAGGCATTTTTGGACTGGATACATTTTTCGCCACAGAAACGATCGCCTACCAAGAAGGCGCTATCTTTAAAGGTAATTTACGCGGCGAACCCCAAGAAGTTCACAACCGCCTCAGCGCCAACTTACAAGAACGTCTCGGTGAGCAATATCGCCTGTTTTTAGTAGAAAATACAGACGGTAAACCTGTAGTGATTGTATTACCTAGCCGTAACGATCCTCGTCCCACCACCGCAGGTCAGAAAGCCTTTGCTGGTATTCTGCTCATCGCTACCATTGCTACCTGTTTAGAAACTGCCGGGTTACTCCTCAACTTTGATTTATTTGCCAACCCAGCCAAGTTCACCCAAGCCTTACCCATCGGCCTCGGCATTTTTGTCATTTTAATCGCCCACGAAATTGGTCATTGGGTACTGGCGCGGCGTTATCAAGTCCGTCTTGGCTGGCCTTTCTTTTTACCTGCTGTACAAATTGGTTCCTTTGGTTCAATTACTCGCTTTGAATCTCTCTTACCCAACCGCACAGCATTATTTGATATTAGTTTGGCAGGGCCGGCTGCTGGCGGTATCGTCTCTTTAGTCATGTTAATTGTCGGCTTACTGCTTTCCCACCCAGGCAGTTTATTTCAATTACCCAATCAATTTTTCCAAGGTTCCATTTTAGTCGGCAGCTTGGCGCGAGTCGTCCTCGGTTCCGCCTTACAATCATCCTTAGTTAACGTCCATCCCTTAGTAATTATTGGTTGGCTGGGTTTAGTCATCACCGCTTTAAACCTTATGCCTGCTGGTGCTTTAGATGGTGGACGCATCGTGCAAGCAATTTATGGACGTACAACTGCGAAAAGAGCCACATTTGCCACTTTAGTTTTGCTGGCGTTAGTTTCTCTCGGTAACACCTTGGCAATGTATTGGGCAATTGTCATTCTTTTATTACAACGAGATTTAGAACGCCCCAGCTTAAACGAAATCAGCGAACCCGATGACGCTAGAGCCGCATTAGGTTTGTTGGCATTATTCCTAATGATTGCCACTCTTCTGCCCTTAACCCCCGGTTTAGCTGGGCGTTTAGGTATTGGGTAATTAAGTTAAATTGTTAGTGGTGTGAACTAGATTAATTAGCTCACACCACTACAAACTCTGCGTTTAACACTTAATTCCTCTACGTTGAAAAATACTTATTAACCTAAAAATTACTCAAATTAATAGTGCGATCGCCTGTAAACAATTAATTACGAAAAATCACTTTTATACAACACCCAAATTATTATATTCTATAACTGTTGTAGATTTTCCAGATGAGGCAATTCAATCAGAATGGTTAGGTTTACCAAGAGCATCAGAAAAAGAAATTACTGCTACTGAATCTCGTTTGAGGACAAAATTACCACTATCTTACCGGGAATTTTTAAAGGTTACAAATGGCTGGCCTGGATATCCAGGGGTTTTAAGGTTACGGATGGCTAAAGAAATAGACTGGTTTTTTGTTGAGCATCAGAACTGGATTGACATCTGGACACAAAGCTTGAGAAGTTTACCACCTATATCTGATGAGCAATACTTGATATATGGAAAAAATTTAGAGCAAGATATACGTGTAGAGTATCTACAAACAAACCTACAAATTAGTGATGCGTTGGATGGTGAAGTTATTTTACTTAACCCTCAAATTACTCATAATCAAGAATGGGAAGCTTGGTTATTTAGTAATCATATTCCTGGAGTTAAACGTTATCGGTCTTTTTGGGAAATGCTCACTACAAGAGGAATGGGCGCTACACCTTAATAGTCACTGTCAGAGACACAAATGCCTTTACATTTAATTCCATTTGTAGCGGTACGCAAACAATGAGGACAGAGAATTTTTTCTGCTTCCATTTCTGGATTGATCACTACATTAGTGCTGGCTTGTAATTTGTCTTTCTCTGTCTGGGATTGTACAGTCATACCAATTGCTAAATTTTTAGAAGTTTACATCAAATGCTGGCACTATCATAAGTATAGCTTCAGAAGATGTTTGAAAATTTGACTTGATTTTGTCCCTACACAGGACTTACGCAAAAGTTCCCGAAAAGCTTAATTTATCGAACCGCCAAGTCGCCAAGAACGCCAAGAAATCGTAGAGTCTGCGTAAGTCCTACCTACATTATTTCTTGATCAAGGTGCAATTAATCGGTTGTTGTAGAGACGTTGTACATAACATCTCTACAGGATTTTATAGAATATATAGCGGTTCTCGGTTGGATGAGGTACATTTCAACCCCACCCCCAACCCCCTGACAGGTGTAGGTTTTTTACGTTATGCCCCAAAAACCTTGATTTAGGGTGTAGGGGTGTAAGGGTGTGAGGGGGGTGGAACTCTGATTAAATCGTGATTTTTAGAGTCGCTACTCATCACTCTGTTAAAAACCTACACTTGTGAGCCCCCAACCCCCTTTCAAGGGCAGGCTTTTTTTATTAGACAAATTTTTGGGCTTTTAAAACCAAAATTATTGTCTGAACAGTTAAAACTACGTTTCATAATTGAGAATATTCTCAACTATTTATCGAAGGTTTAAAAACCTGCCCTTGAAAGCCCCCAACCCCTCCCCCGAAGTTTGCTTAACGGGGGGAACCCCCGCACGCAACTTCTCTCCGCAAGCGGGGAGGGGAGCGTTTGCGTCAGCAAATGCGGGGTGGGGTTCCGACTGTATTAAAAGCAAGTAAGAACCGCTATACCCGAATTTCTCACGTATGGGTAGCGGGTGTGGAGAGAGAGGGGAGTGTGGGGAGTGTGGGGAGTGTGGGGAGTGTGGGGGGAAAGATTTTTTCACCATCCTCCCACACTTCCCACCCCTCCCACCCCTCCCACACCCCTGGATTTCTCACAAGAGAGAAATCCAGGTATAGTTTCTAGGAGAATTGGTATTACATCCAGTCTCAACCGACAATCTTTGTGTGTACTTCCTATTTACATTCCCACCAACCATGAGAAGAAGTTTCCCCACCAAGAAGAATTTAAATCACCCACAGTCAGTTTCATTTTGCGGCGAATATCTTGGATATTCCAATTAGTGAGTTTGGCTAAGGTTTGGGCTTCTTGTTCAAATCGCTTGGGTAAAGAACGCTTGTATTCTCTACCAGCTTGACATTTGAGTTCGCCTGTAAAGGGATGCTGTAAAATGTATCGCCCTTGGAAAGATTCTTGGTTAGAAGTAGCTTGAAAAATTGGGTCTTCAGGGAATCTATCACGGGTGTAGCGAATATGTAAGCGAGTGATGAAAACGCTGCTACTAACAATTGGCGGACGACGGAAACCGGACGGGAATGGCTCGTCATTGCTGGAATTATTATCTAGCCAAAATACACCCGCTTGTTTGAGTTCTTCTGGGTTCAGAGGTTCTGCGGAACAAGGATCGCAACTACTCATATCCCAAGCATATTCCAAGAAAGCTACCTTTCTGTCTTCTTTTAGGTAGGATGTTTGGAACATGGACTTGTAAAAATCACTAAATTCATTTTTGACAAATACCGGAATGTTGGCATCGGAAGGAACTTTCACGGTGCGGTAGTTGGTGATTTCTGCTTGCCCTTTGGGTGAGAGGACATAGACAATTAAATCTTGAGCAGCGTTGGCATTAATCATACCCAAACGAATGGGCAGCATGAATTTACGTGATTGGTAAGAAATTTGTAACGGACGTAAAAACTGATAGCCAGATTCTTCAAATTTATCGAGGTTGACTTTCGCCACAAAAAATTTCATCCCAGAGCGGACATAAGGTTGGAGTAGCTGTTTTGCTCCTCTGGGAATTTTGTAGCCGTTGCGATTTAGCCAAGTTTCCAGGCCGCCGGATTCTTTTGCACTTAAAATTACAATGTCATATTCGCCAACGTTGAAACGTGCTTCGACGGTTACGCCTAACTCACTCGCACTACCTCTGGCTGCTCCGGCTCTAGCTCTGGCTGCTGGTGCGGGTAAGGCTTCGTTAAGTACTCGGTCGTATTCGGTGCAAGGATCAGAGTCGAAGTATTCTACTAAGCGTGGTGCGCTAAAAGCATCTAAACGCTCGACAATTTTGGGTGGAGCAACACGGACTTGTTCTTTTTTGATGACTGTGGGTACAGGTACAACCATTGCAAAATCTTTGACTTCGCCTTTGAAGTCATTGGCCATAGTCAAAACGGTGCGATCGCCATCCCGCGCCATAATTACTTGAGAGGCTTGGTTGTATAATTTACTATCGGCTTTGGCAACATAAAAGCCACAAAATGCCCAGGCTGTGGGAGCAAAACACAGTACAGCCAATACAGTAATTAATAATGATGAAATTACTATTCTCAATCGCTTCATTTTATACCTCTGAATTAGGGAGTGGGAAGTAGGGAATAGGGAGTAGTTAATTCTCTTGCGTTCTTATGTTCTCGAACCAAGCAAATCTGGGTGATGACCACAGCCAATCAATCACAATGGTCAATGGTGCAAGGGCAAACAATGACCAAAATACGGCTGTAGAAATGAAGAAGTTATTTCGCAGGATGAAAGTTAAGCTGGCAATGCAGATAGCCCAAACTATCCGCCCGATTTTGGCGTTGGGAATTGAGCGCGGATCTGTCACCATAAATAAGGCAAACAGCAGCAAAGACCCACTCATTAAGCGATGCCAATACACGTCCCAAGTCCAACCGAGCCAAAGGTTGCGTATGGCTTCTAACAAAGAGTAGGAACCTAAAAAAGCGGCCGTGGTATCCCAACGACCAATGCGTTGTAAAATCAAACCGCCAGTCCCAGCAAATAACAGCCCATACCACCATTCTTCACCCCACTGTCCGGGAGATACCCACGCATCTGAGGTGAGGGTTAAAGCGGTGATAATGCCAAAATTACCTGGGTTGAAGAAATGTTTATCGCCGACTTTGAAGCAAAATTTACTGGCGATCGCACTTACTCCTGCTAACATCATTGTTGTCCAATGGTCAGCCCGTAAGAGCAAACTCAGTCCCAGGGAAGTAATCAAGGCACTACGCAGATTTAGCTTTTGTTCTGGCTCTTGGCTATTGAGCTTTGACAATATCCACTGCGTTGATAAACAAGACGCAATCACTACACCAATCAATTCTGGATGCAGTGTCCAGTCTCTGGTGCCAATTCCCAAGACTAAAAATGAACCGAGAAATAGAATTTGATAGTCCCGTATATCTTTCAGCAACATTACCAATATATTCAGGGATTACCCGTAGATTTTTCACCAATCTAGTCGAGTAAAAACTGAAATACCATTGCTGTTACAGATTTTGTTACAAACAAGACTGTGAGACTGGGTGTAAGGGTGTATGTTCACATCTTGTACCTAGCGACTACACAGACAAAACCCGCACTTCGACAAGCTCAGTGACCACCTGCGCGGGTTCAAAACCGTGTGTAACTTTCTCTTAAACCTAACCCCCAGCCCCTTCAGGGGAGCAAGATTCAAAGCCTCTCTCTGTTGCGGCTACCGTGTACACACAAGTCGAAAATAGGCAGTATGAAAGCCTATCCCGCCTTGAACTAAAGTTCCAGGCTCATAGCGAAAGTCCACTCAAGTGGACTAGAATGAGTTTCTTGTTGAGTCCTCTTCAGAGGACTTACGCTGTGAGACTCGGAATAAATTCCGAGACGGGACAGATGCACTCAACCGAGATTTGTGTGTACACCATAGCTCTGTTGCGGGGAGAAGTTTGGAGGGTCTGAAAAAATAAACGACACGTCACTTTACTTACGTTTTGGTTGTATATTTCCCCAAATGTTGACTCTGCCGTCAAAACCGCCACTAGCTAACAATCTGCCATCTGGACTAAAAGCGATCGCATTTACCCAATCACTATGTCCATAAAGTGTACTTAATAACTCGCCTGTAGTTAAATCCCACAGTTTAATGCCATCTCTGCCGGCGCTGGCTAAAGTTTGGCCGTTGGGGTTAACTGCGATCGCATTTACCCAGTTATTATGTCCTTTGAGGATACGGGAAAGGCTTTTTGATTGCAGATTCCAAAGTTTAATGGTGCGATCGCGGCTGGCACTAATTAAGGTTGTACCATCGGGGGTAAAAGCTACAGCATTCACAGCTTGGGAATGTGCCGAAAATGACCGAATTAATTTACCACTCTCCAAGTCCCAAAGCTTGATTTCGCCTTTATTATCACCACTGGCAACTGTTTGACCATCAGGGCTAATTGCTACTGTATAAATTGAGTCACTAACCTTGATTAAAGTTGTCAATGGGCGTTGCTGTAATAAATCCCATACCCGAATTCCGTCTAAAGCACCACTAACTAGCACTTTACTATCAGGAGATACCGCTAAAGATAAGACGTTACTGGTGTGTCCGACAAAGGAACGACGAAATTTATTATTTTTAAGATTCCAAATATTAATTGTGTTATCTGTACTACAACTAACTAGGGTTTGCCCATCTGGCGCAATCACCAAGGATTCTACAGAGGTTTTGTGTGCTTTGCTATTCGCCAACTTTTTGCCAGTTAAAGGATTCCACAGGCGAATTGCACCTTCATTTTCAGCACCACCACTGGCGAGAATTTTGCCATCGGGACTAAAAGCCAGAGATTTCACCGTTCCAGTGTGTCCCACCAAGCTATAAATTAAGCGGAAATTGGCAAAATTAGGTTGAGATGGGGAATCTGGTATTTGAGCGATCGCAGCATGAGCAGTATAAATATCTAAACTTTGCCAAATAGTTAGCGGCAGAGTCAAGGCTGCTATAAAAGCCAAGAAAATATGCGGGCGCAGCAAAAGGCTGTTCCCCTTTTTTCCCTCACTCCTCACAAATTTTTCCTCACTGTTTGAATAGTTAAGTCAATTTACTTCACATTTGTGACTCAACACTATCAACGGGGTGGTTTTTTCTTCGCAACAGTTAATATCGGTAGCGTGGGACTCGATGAACGGGAAGGTAAGTAATGTTGTACCACAGGTTCCTCTGGGATGGGGCGATGCTGCTGCATTCGCCACAACTTAAAGGCGAGACTAATACCTGCTGTTCCCAACCCAAGGGCTAACAATGACCAACTATCATCAAATCCACCAATCACAGCATCTACTACGCCCATTGTTATCA contains:
- a CDS encoding SMI1/KNR4 family protein, which gives rise to MQSEWLGLPRASEKEITATESRLRTKLPLSYREFLKVTNGWPGYPGVLRLRMAKEIDWFFVEHQNWIDIWTQSLRSLPPISDEQYLIYGKNLEQDIRVEYLQTNLQISDALDGEVILLNPQITHNQEWEAWLFSNHIPGVKRYRSFWEMLTTRGMGATP
- a CDS encoding WD40 repeat domain-containing protein; this translates as MLRPHIFLAFIAALTLPLTIWQSLDIYTAHAAIAQIPDSPSQPNFANFRLIYSLVGHTGTVKSLAFSPDGKILASGGAENEGAIRLWNPLTGKKLANSKAHKTSVESLVIAPDGQTLVSCSTDNTINIWNLKNNKFRRSFVGHTSNVLSLAVSPDSKVLVSGALDGIRVWDLLQQRPLTTLIKVSDSIYTVAISPDGQTVASGDNKGEIKLWDLESGKLIRSFSAHSQAVNAVAFTPDGTTLISASRDRTIKLWNLQSKSLSRILKGHNNWVNAIAVNPNGQTLASAGRDGIKLWDLTTGELLSTLYGHSDWVNAIAFSPDGRLLASGGFDGRVNIWGNIQPKRK
- a CDS encoding RnfABCDGE type electron transport complex subunit D is translated as MLLKDIRDYQILFLGSFLVLGIGTRDWTLHPELIGVVIASCLSTQWILSKLNSQEPEQKLNLRSALITSLGLSLLLRADHWTTMMLAGVSAIASKFCFKVGDKHFFNPGNFGIITALTLTSDAWVSPGQWGEEWWYGLLFAGTGGLILQRIGRWDTTAAFLGSYSLLEAIRNLWLGWTWDVYWHRLMSGSLLLFALFMVTDPRSIPNAKIGRIVWAICIASLTFILRNNFFISTAVFWSLFALAPLTIVIDWLWSSPRFAWFENIRTQEN
- a CDS encoding DUF2330 domain-containing protein, with product MKRLRIVISSLLITVLAVLCFAPTAWAFCGFYVAKADSKLYNQASQVIMARDGDRTVLTMANDFKGEVKDFAMVVPVPTVIKKEQVRVAPPKIVERLDAFSAPRLVEYFDSDPCTEYDRVLNEALPAPAARARAGAARGSASELGVTVEARFNVGEYDIVILSAKESGGLETWLNRNGYKIPRGAKQLLQPYVRSGMKFFVAKVNLDKFEESGYQFLRPLQISYQSRKFMLPIRLGMINANAAQDLIVYVLSPKGQAEITNYRTVKVPSDANIPVFVKNEFSDFYKSMFQTSYLKEDRKVAFLEYAWDMSSCDPCSAEPLNPEELKQAGVFWLDNNSSNDEPFPSGFRRPPIVSSSVFITRLHIRYTRDRFPEDPIFQATSNQESFQGRYILQHPFTGELKCQAGREYKRSLPKRFEQEAQTLAKLTNWNIQDIRRKMKLTVGDLNSSWWGNFFSWLVGM
- a CDS encoding site-2 protease family protein; the encoded protein is MFASSETPIIGTILLVAFGILGWGFYRARPFGKLGILAWLQSVVLMTPWLLFFGLFAAGVYLNIVGILFLVVASAGLYIYLGRQLRAAGQDAILKQRATERLAADTTPEGNTAPVTAELQIEVLSIPEADLSAIKGIFGLDTFFATETIAYQEGAIFKGNLRGEPQEVHNRLSANLQERLGEQYRLFLVENTDGKPVVIVLPSRNDPRPTTAGQKAFAGILLIATIATCLETAGLLLNFDLFANPAKFTQALPIGLGIFVILIAHEIGHWVLARRYQVRLGWPFFLPAVQIGSFGSITRFESLLPNRTALFDISLAGPAAGGIVSLVMLIVGLLLSHPGSLFQLPNQFFQGSILVGSLARVVLGSALQSSLVNVHPLVIIGWLGLVITALNLMPAGALDGGRIVQAIYGRTTAKRATFATLVLLALVSLGNTLAMYWAIVILLLQRDLERPSLNEISEPDDARAALGLLALFLMIATLLPLTPGLAGRLGIG